The Streptomyces sp. GSL17-111 region TCGGCCGACGCCGGTAGGTGTCGGACACCCACTTGCCGGCCGTGCGCCGCACCAGCTGCTGAAGCTGGTGCACTTCGGCGACGCCGTCCTGAGCGGCCTTGGCCAGGGCCTCGTCGAGGCGTGGCGTCAGTGCGCTGAAGTTGGCGTCGTCGATCCCCGACCCCCGGGCCTGGATGTGCGGGCCTCCCGTGATCTTGCCGGAGGTGCTGTCCACCACGACGAAGATGGAGATGAAGCCCTCGTCGCCGAGGATCCGCCGGTCCTTGAGTGCGGCCTCGGTGACGTCACCGACGGAGAGGCCGTCCACGTAGACGTAGCCCGCCTGCACCTTGCCGACGATGTTGGCCTTGCCCTTGTGGAGGTCGACGACGACGCCGTCCTCCGCGATGACGCAGCGCTCGTGCGGGACGCCCGTCTGGGCGCCCAGTTCGGCGTTGGCGCGTAGGTGCCGCCACTCCCCGTGGACCGGCATCAGGTTGCGCGGCTGGCAGATGTTGTAGAAGTACAGCAGCTCACCTGCCGAGGAATGGCCGGAGACGTGCACCTTGGCGTTGCCCTTGTGCACCACGTTGGCACCCCATCGGGTGAGCCCGTTGATCACGCGGTAGACGGCGTTCTCGTTCCCCGGGATGAGGGACGAGGCCAGGATGACGGTGTCGCCCTGCACGATGCGGATCTGGTGATCGCGATTGGCCATGCGGGACAGCGCGGCCATCGGCTCGCCCTGCGAGCCGGTGCAGACCAGGACGACCTCGCTCTCGGGCAGGTCGTCGAGGGTCTTGACGTCCACGACCAGCCCGGCCGGCACCTTCAGGTAGCCGAGTTCACGGGCGATGCCCATGTTGCGGACCATCGAACGGCCCACGAAGGCCACCCGACGGCCGTGCTCGTGTGCGGCGTCGAGGATCTGCTGGATGCGGTGCACGTGGCTGGCGAAGCTCGCCACGATGATGCGCCGTCTGGCCCGGCCGAAGACCTGGTGCAGCACCTGCGAGATGTCGCGCTCCGGCGGGACGAACCCCGGCACCTCCGCGTTCGTCGAGTCCGACAGCAGGAGGTCGATGCCCTCCTCCCCCAGCCGGGCGAAGGCGCGCAGGTCCGTGAGGCGGCCGTCCAGCGGGAGCTGGTCCATCTTGAAGTCGCCGGTGTGCACGGCCAGGCCGGCCGGCGTGCGGATGGCGACGGCCAGGGCGTCGGGGATCGAGTGGTTGACGGAGATGAACTCGCAGTCGAACGGGCCGATCCGCTCCCGTTCGCCTTCGCGCACCTCCAGGGTGTACGGGCGGATGCGGTGCTCCTGGAGCTTCGCCTCGATCAGGGCGAGGGTCAGCTTGGAGCCGATCAGCGGGATGTCGGGCTTCTCCCTGAGGAGGAAGGGCACGCCGCCGATGTGGTCCTCGTGGCCGTGGGTGAGGACGATCCCGTCGATGTCGTCGAGGCGGTTCCGGATGGAGCTGAAGTCCGGCAGGATCAGGTCGATACCCGGCTGCTCCTCCTCGGGGAACAGGACGCCGCAGTCGACGATCAGCAGACGGCCGCCGTACTCGAACACGGTCATGTTGCGGCCGATCTCGCCAAGGCCGCCGAGCGGGGTGACGCGCAGGCCGCCCTTCGGCAGCGGCGGCGGGGGGCCGAGCTCTGGATGTGGATGGCTCAAGAAAGTCTCCTCACCACACGCGCCACGCACCCGACGGGGCACGTGGCGCGCGCGTTGGTCGTGCGGTTCAGTTGTGTCGCTCTGTGCTGGTCAAGTAGGTGGTGT contains the following coding sequences:
- a CDS encoding ribonuclease J, with amino-acid sequence MSHPHPELGPPPPLPKGGLRVTPLGGLGEIGRNMTVFEYGGRLLIVDCGVLFPEEEQPGIDLILPDFSSIRNRLDDIDGIVLTHGHEDHIGGVPFLLREKPDIPLIGSKLTLALIEAKLQEHRIRPYTLEVREGERERIGPFDCEFISVNHSIPDALAVAIRTPAGLAVHTGDFKMDQLPLDGRLTDLRAFARLGEEGIDLLLSDSTNAEVPGFVPPERDISQVLHQVFGRARRRIIVASFASHVHRIQQILDAAHEHGRRVAFVGRSMVRNMGIARELGYLKVPAGLVVDVKTLDDLPESEVVLVCTGSQGEPMAALSRMANRDHQIRIVQGDTVILASSLIPGNENAVYRVINGLTRWGANVVHKGNAKVHVSGHSSAGELLYFYNICQPRNLMPVHGEWRHLRANAELGAQTGVPHERCVIAEDGVVVDLHKGKANIVGKVQAGYVYVDGLSVGDVTEAALKDRRILGDEGFISIFVVVDSTSGKITGGPHIQARGSGIDDANFSALTPRLDEALAKAAQDGVAEVHQLQQLVRRTAGKWVSDTYRRRPMILPVVVEV